Proteins found in one Plasmodium sp. gorilla clade G2 genome assembly, chromosome: 14 genomic segment:
- a CDS encoding potassium channel: MKSGLFSLNDIFFLVNSIFKYFLILLNGSHLLKLLYSSKENIHIIEGLLCIITGVTLKLSLIYIYCTYFMNIYIIKDYRRKNVLNIFNVHDNYKRNGNVVESDDFEYRKLIKKFFFKKVYYSIKKKHKRIELYMLKIYNSNFNYYFCNIRDMCYTIIWYISLYYWRRDTYNMIWGFNKIPTYIYNMLLILLSTSYIDLVMVIISYNKSKYYLMKSKLLIDIFFSAPCTYLFSKFIFVFEHQIDIYFMMGFLRNIKIFLNVSYVRIEHNSILTNTEIKIIRIVLGVLLLCNAFASTIYTIQAIHPYNLDNGNFNYFLNSYLDYFYFSIISISTVGYGDIFPINKLSKVVCIVFIFWTFIWVPIQFNDLIISIFSKKKTYGKISMNNQKFVLLIGDVEPQQLNVFLFESVAQGNKLKFHLLTTYPINIYDEQIKIADHFCISLYIKNFDLNEKENINLLYSINAQNAYYLFLFSNKFHNGHYNIDTKSFTRLLILKKFLHGKKNAVIELRSNCVSNIVRSIGCENFIIVNLKHSLIVKNIKYPGFITLILNLFTAYNYDISSYNFNDIASYPSLKYIGEFNRGSRTKIFSFIVHKNMVGLIFDKLFYKLYESLGIILVGIETNTTNYDINNKKRKNKNNYVDDNFTRMKKNKMKDKKKKSFKFIYLHLLKKYGHTNHYVQKKKKYENIINQHGKKSKVEYPTQLKDNNTTIKIYDEYNTIETYENYLNYEGANNRLINIYNRDEKREKYNDALRSNNILTNDDNSKLHIENRDNFYNNNNNIVKGKKKVVENKKDEMINVCININSDIKKKYNNNNNINGFYNHNIYNNSNSNLKCRCIPTRKKNKTENVNNITNDKDNKVSMKRIKTHFQDDNTIDEKKELKCYLNLLGKNYAIRDSDKCVVIANSRKVIKYLSKAKSLFWIFEIKSKKKDNISYDLKSVIKTKQTFNKYFTTNIKKKLPTTSIQNNVYVNKNAHIIAMNYQDLFNTYRISRIFTKNSYNYKRKNSRKKHLFGNLNSEYNETKLYHHCNNIYNIKNTDNKKIEELDKLYFSTRLNNKSDINILNNNKYYDDEIRTYYFNLTEKNSNLLLNYKKQLKKKNFINTCYSVNKSDESISRTKNINSDNNNINNINSNNINNNNSKLNHTLKNRITFSYMEACEKYFPTENRNNKLVLIINCTCNIIQLIKMFNNKYKYNVIIITDEIPTINIMDLFKYNVVFIKCKILDDYNLINSGLMKAEYILILPTEAKNINEINEIDMNTIIVTRKITHLLKKKKRTYYINNIITELINPSNVIFLEENKMIKLKDKKSSYDDFFPYVNSSQFYSSNIICETMLYNFMTHHKSFTDFSVCTNTLECLIKFLRIIYICDLSKYYDFSFKKIKTFRDLFYFLSKKNIITIGLYRKGDKKIPFYIYTKPNENCLLRFDDIVYIL, translated from the coding sequence ATGAAAAGCGGATTATTTTCTTtgaatgatatattttttttagtgAATAgtatattcaaatattttcttatctTATTGAACGGATCTCATTTACTAAAATTGTTATATTCCTCAAAGGAAAACATTCACATTATCGAAGGATTATTATGCATAATAACAGGTGTTACATTAAAGCTttcacttatatatatatactgtacctattttatgaatatatatataataaaagattatAGAAGAAAgaatgtattaaatatatttaatgttcatgataattataagagAAATGGGAATGTGGTTGAATCAGATGATTTTGAGTATAgaaaattaataaagaagtttttttttaagaaagtATATTATTCAATTAAGAAGAAACATAAAAGAatagaattatatatgttgaagatatataatagtaattttaattattatttttgtaatatacGAGATATGTGTTATACAATAATATGGTATATAAGTTTATATTATTGGAGAAgagatacatataatatgatatggggatttaataaaatacctacttatatatataatatgttattaatACTTTTATCTACATCTTACATCGATTTAGTAATGGTTATAATTAGTTATAATAAAtctaaatattatttaatgaaatCAAAGTTATTAATAGATATCTTTTTTAGTGCACCATGTACTTATCTCTTttcaaaatttatttttgtttttgaaCATcaaattgatatatattttatgatggGTTTTTtaaggaatataaaaatttttttgaatGTGTCTTATGTTAGAATAGAACATAATTCCATTCTTACAAATactgaaataaaaattatcagAATTGTTTTAggtgttttattattatgtaatgCTTTTGCATCTACTATATATACCATACAAGCAATTCATCCATATAATTTAGATAATGggaattttaattatttcctGAATAGTTATTtagattatttttatttttcaattaTATCTATATCAACAGTTGGTTATGGTGATATTTTTcctattaataaattaagtaAAGTTGTATGTatagtttttatattttggaCATTCATTTGGGTACCTATACAATTCAATGATTTGATaatttcaatattttctAAGAAAAAAACTTATGGAAAAATAAGTATGAATAATCAAAAATTTGTTCTTCTCATAGGAGATGTAGAACCACAACAATTAAATGTTTTCTTATTCGAATCAGTAGCACAaggaaataaattaaaatttcaTTTGTTAACTACATAtccaattaatatatatgatgaacaaataaaaattgcagatcatttttgtatttcgttatatataaaaaattttgatttaaatgaaaaagaaaatattaatttattatatagtaTTAATGCACAAAatgcatattatttatttctcttTTCTAATAAGTTCCATAACGGacattataatatagataCTAAATCATTTACCAGATTattaatattgaaaaaatttttacatggaaaaaaaaatgctgTTATAGAATTAAGAAGTAATTGTGTATCAAATATTGTAAGATCTATTGGATgtgaaaattttattatagtCAATTTGAAACATTCTTTAattgttaaaaatataaaatatccaGGCTTTATTACacttattttaaatttatttacagcatataattatgatatatcttcatataattttaatgatatTGCTTCATATCCATCACTCAAATATATTGGTGAATTTAATAGAGGTTCAAGGAccaaaatattttcatttattgtGCATAAAAATATGGTTGGATtaatatttgataaattattttataagttATATGAATCTCTTGGTATTATACTTGTAGGTATAGAAACAAATACTACAAATTAtgacataaataataagaagcgaaaaaataaaaataattatgtggATGATAACTTCActagaatgaaaaaaaacaaaatgaaagacaaaaaaaagaaaagttttaaatttatttatttgcatttgttaaaaaaatatggacaTACAAATCATTATgtacaaaagaaaaagaaatatgaaaatattataaatcagcatggaaaaaaatcaaaagtGGAATACCCTACACAATTGAAGGATAATAATACgaccataaaaatatatgatgaatataatacTATAGAGACATATGAAAATTATCTGAATTATGAAGGTGCTAATAATAGGttgattaatatatacaatagagatgaaaaaagagaaaaatataatgatgctttgcgtagtaataatatcttaacaaatgatgataattcaAAGTTACATATTGAAAACAgagataatttttataataataataataatatagttaAGGGTAAGAAAAAAGTAgtggaaaataaaaaggatgaAATGATAaatgtatgtataaatataaatagtgatataaaaaaaaaatataataataataataatataaatggtttttataatcataatatatataacaattcaAATAGTAATCTTAAATGTCGATGCATACCTACccgaaaaaaaaataaaacagaaaatgttaataatataacaaatgatAAAGACAATAAAGTTTCGatgaaaagaattaaaacACATTTTCAAGATGATAATACaattgatgaaaaaaaagaattaaaatgcTACTTAAATTTATTGGGTAAGAATTATGCCATTAGAGATAGTGACAAATGTGTAGTAATTGCAAATTCTAGGAaggttataaaatatttatctaaAGCTAAAAGTCTCTTTTGGatatttgaaataaaaagtaaGAAAAAAGATAACATTTCCTATGATTTAAAATCTGTTATCAAAACAAAGCaaacatttaataaatattttactacaaatattaaaaagaaattaccAACAACATCTATTCAAAATAATgtttatgtaaataaaaatgcaCATATTATAGCAATGAATTATCAGGATTTATTTAACACTTATAGAATATCAAGAATATTTACCAAAAAtagttataattataaaagaaaaaattcgagaaaaaaacatttatttGGAAATCTCAATAGTGAATATAATGAAACAAAATTGTATCAccattgtaataatatatataatataaaaaatacagataataaaaagatagAAGAATTGGATAAACTTTATTTTTCAACAAGGTTGAACAACAAATCTGATATAAACAttcttaataataacaaatattatgatgatgagaTTAGAACCTACTACTTCAATTTAACAGAAAAAAATAGCAATTTACttttgaattataaaaagcaattaaaaaagaaaaatttcaTAAACACATGCTATAGTGTAAATAAATCTGATGAAAGTATAAGCAGAACTAAAAATATCAACAgcgacaataataatattaataatattaatagcaataatatcaataataataatagcaaATTAAATCATACACTAAAAAATAGAATTACATTTTCTTATATGGAAGCATGTGAAAAGTATTTTCCTACGGAAAATCGGAATAATAAATTagtattaattattaattgtacttgtaatataatacaactaataaaaatgtttaataacaaatataaatataatgtcaTTATAATAACAGATGAAATTCCAACCATTAATATAATggatttatttaaatataatgttgtatttataaaatgtaaaattttagatgattataatttaataaattctgGATTAATGAAAgcagaatatatattaatacttCCTACAGaagcaaaaaatataaatgaaataaatgaaatagaTATGAATACTATTATTGTAACTAGAAAAATTActcatttattaaaaaaaaagaaaagaacatattatataaataatatcattactGAATTAATAAATCCTTCTAATGTTATTTTTCTTgaggaaaataaaatgatcaaattaaaagataaaaaatcaTCTTATGATGATTTTTTCCCTTATGTAAATTCTTCTCAATTTTATTCaagtaatattatttgtgaaactatgttatataattttatgacGCACCATAAAAGTTTCACAGATTTTTCAGTCTGTACTAATACTTTGGAATGcctaataaaatttttaagaaTAATCTATATTTGTGATTTGagtaaatattatgatttttcttttaaaaaaattaaaacctTTCGTgaccttttttatttcttatccaaaaaaaatattatcactaTTGGTTTATATAGAAAGGGAGATAAGAAAATTcctttctatatttatactAAACCTAATGAAAACTGTTTATTACGATTCGATGATATAGTTTATATTTTGTGA
- a CDS encoding ATP synthase (C/AC39) subunit, putative, translating to MELCFYNSKNGYLEALLRGFRSSFLTPEEYKKLTEADTLEDLKSVLEDTDYGTFMMDEPSPIAVTTIAQKCKEKMAHEFNYIRAQAEEPLRTFLDYIAKEKMIDNVISLIQGTLNKKPADELLSRVDPLGYFPQMKAITTMDVQNSYDDVLKVLLIETPIGSYFDQYISANSSNENNNVTNILSDMDIEILRNTLKKAWLEDFYNFIRKLGGKTEEVMGHILKSVADFRVLSVTLNTINSSLSLELQKDRNDMFPCFGYLYPEGTDRIRKCWNNETVQAALENYPIYYNLYEECKQFYMKNDNANENKIVDHKIKSLEDILYVKLVKLCETAFDQHCHFGIFYAWVKLKEQEIRNIVWISDMILMNRKDCIDSIVPIFEPHI from the coding sequence ATGGagttatgtttttataattcaaaaaatgGCTATTTGGAAGCCTTATTAAGAGGTTTTCGTAGTAGTTTTTTAACACCAGAAGAATATAAGAAATTAACTGAAGCGGACACATTGGAAGATTTAAAGTCTGTGTTAGAGGACACAGACTATGGTACTTTTATGATGGATGAACCTTCTCCAATTGCAGTAACAACTATTGCTCAAAAATGTAAAGAGAAAATGGCACAtgaatttaattatataagagCTCAAGCAGAAGAACCTTTAAGAACATTTTTAGATTATATAGCAAAGGAAAAAATGATTGATAATGTTATAAGTTTAATTCAAGGAACTTTAAATAAAAAGCCAGCAGATGAATTATTATCACGAGTAGATCCTTTAGGTTATTTTCCACAAATGAAAGCTATAACTACAATGGATGTTCAAAATTCATATGATGATGTTTTAAAAGTTTTATTAATTGAAACTCCTATAGGATCATATTTTGATCAATATATTTCAGCTAATTCttctaatgaaaataataatgttaccAACATACTTAGCGATATGGATATTGAAATATTGAGAAATACTTTAAAAAAAGCTTGGTTAGAAGAtttctataattttataagaaaattaGGAGGAAAAACTGAAGAAGTAATGggacatatattaaaaagtgtAGCAGATTTTCGTGTACTTTCTGTTACTTTAAATACTATCAATTCTAGTTTAAGTCTAGAGTTACAAAAAGATAGAAATGATATGTTCCCATGTTTTGGTTATTTATACCCAGAAGGTACAGATCGAATAAGAAAATGTTGGAATAATGAAACTGTTCAAGCGGCATTAGAAAATTATccaatttattataatctttATGAAGAATGTAAACAATTCTATATGAAAAACGATAATgctaatgaaaataaaatcgTAGATCATAAAATTAAATCATTggaagatatattatatgttaaacTTGTCAAATTATGTGAAACGGCTTTTGACCAACATTGTCATTTTGGAATCTTTTATGCTTGGGTCAAATTAAAGGAACAAGAAATTAGAAATATTGTATGGATTTCAGATATGATTTTAATGAATAGAAAAGATTGTATTGATAGTATTGTCCCAATATTTGAACCCCATAtctaa
- a CDS encoding tRNA 3'-trailer sequence RNase, putative: MEIFLQLIGWHRLAVPSSLRLFINGDITLFNCGENIQRFLNEHKLHLARIKNICFTKITPESIGGLIGLLLTIDNISDGDITIYGPHPIECIVNSFMSSFAKMKSTKVKVVQFELNVSSVINIKGNVVITPILINKEKETITDNNIQQDYITNETNVNNKRVIMHNNNNNDINNNNDINNNNDINNNNDINNINNEINLIVEDNKTSENNFSEEIYSNNMLKKRRLEMSLNDIPNDNIYDNNKDSLIMNSIKQTIVKEKKKKKEFQNICYLIECPHTPGKFYPEKAKKLNIPSGKYYGILKSGKSITINNRTIHPEEVCDKNIDGRKTLIIDLENENDINDLINHLKYKEMLYLKNLEYIFHLSNEEIINNKIYKDFFLGIKNVKNVKCNLSNDSLKVCPFIASSSLNNFLSKLLPNIFLKYKEDTPIYDLPCETPINEQTENDKEKKQAYNNFNNNGDMQKLLSNNIELDHQKKEQDNTICNNKYNINDKLQEQNGSYLIFNPLTKFILHPYHKIDICLSETISDLYPDIFNTSKISNILKENEELLKHFQNFNETHINKMSSYPCFYFLGTGCSMPSTFRNVSGIILRIQKNFSIILDFGEGSLYQLYWMSTSWINFCNIIKSFRIIFISHAHADHHVGLYYLLYMRKYLFPSLDDPLILIPVTLKKWINLFNELFFDKKLKFVYLTENLEIKQQIDDDNDILNIHVFKVNHINESYGIKIENKKIGSIVYSADTRPCENVKKFSKNCDILIHEATFDDELLEEAINKKHSTTKEAMDISLEVQCKTLILTHFSQRYPKMPKINLEGSSEMQEISNKTIYSFDYMNIPLNLINELPRYFTILLNLLEKVF; encoded by the exons atggagatATTTCTTCAATTAATAGGATGGCATAGACTTGCTGTTCCATCAAGTTTAAGATTATTCATTAATGGAGATATTACACTTTTTAATTGTGGTGAAAATATTCAACGTTTTTTAAATGAACACAAATTACATTTGGcgagaataaaaaatatatgttttactAAGATTACTCCAGAAAGTATTGGAGGTTTAATTGGTCTTTTATTAACAATAGATAATATATCAGATGGTGACATAACAATATATGGTCCTCATCCTATAGAATGTATTGTGAACAGTTTTATGTCAAGCTTTGCAAAAATGAAAAGTACTAAAGTTAAAGTTGTTCAATTTGAATTGAATGTATCATCAGTAATTAATATAAAGGGTAATGTAGTAATTACACCTATATTGATAAATaaggaaaaagaaacaaTAACAGATAATAACATTCAACAGGATTATATAACAAACGAAAcaaatgttaataataaacGAGTTATAATgcataacaacaataataatgatatcaacaataataatgatatcaacaataataatgatatcaataataataatgatatcaataatattaataacgAAATAAACTTAATTGTGGAGGATAATAAAACGtctgaaaataatttttcagaagaaatatattctaataatatgttaaaaaaaaggagATTAGAAATGTCACTTAATGATATaccaaatgataatatttatgataataataaagattcCTTAATTATGAACAGTATAAAACAAACAATTgtgaaggaaaaaaaaaaaaaaaaagaatttcaAAATATTTGTTACTTAATTGAGTGTCCTCATACACCTGGAAAATTTTATCCAGAAAAAGCCAAAAAGCTAAATATTCCATCAGGAAAATATTATGGTATATTAAAATCTGGAAAATCTATTACTATAAATAATAGAACTATACATCCTGAAGAAGTatgtgataaaaatattgatggGAGGAAAACATTAATTATTGAtttagaaaatgaaaatgatattaatgaCTTAATTAATCAtcttaaatataaagaaatgttatatttaaaaaatttagaatatatttttcatttatcaaatgaagaaattataaataataaaatttataaagatTTCTTTTTaggtataaaaaatgtaaaaaatgtgAAATGTAATTTATCAAACGATTCATTGAAAGTATGTCCTTTCATAGCTTCATCTTCCTTAAATAATTTCCTTTCAAAATTGTTGCcaaacatttttttaaaatataaggaGGACACTCCTATTTATGATTTACCTTGTGAAACACCAATTAATGAGCAAACTGAgaatgataaagaaaaaaaacaagcatataataatttcaatAATAATGGGGATATGCAAAAATTACTTTCTAATAATATCGAACTAGAtcatcaaaaaaaagaacaagatAACacaatatgtaataataaatataatataaatgataaactACAGGAACAAAATGGTAGTTATCTTATTTTCAATCCGCTAACCAAATTCATTTTGCATCCTTATCATAAAATTGACATTTGTTTAAGTGAAACCATATCAGACTTATATCctgatatttttaatacttcaaaaatatcaaatatattaaaagaaaatgaagaattattaaaacattttcaaaattttaatgaaacacatattaataaaatgtcATCATATCCTTGCTTTTATTTTCTTGGTACAGGCTGCTCAATGCCTTCAACATTTCGTAATGTATCAGGTATTATTTTaagaatacaaaaaaattttagTATTATCTTAGATTTTGGAGAAGGTTCATTATATCAACTATATTGGATGAGTACTTCTTGGATAAATTTTTGTAACATTATTAAATCATTCAG aataatttttatttctcaTGCACATGCGGATCATCATGTTGggctttattatttattgtatatGAGAAAATATCTATTTCCATCCCTAGATGATCCACTAATATTAATTCCTGTAACATTGAAAAAGTGGAtcaatttatttaatgaattattttttgataagaaattaaaatttgTATATCTTACTGAAAATTTAGAAATAAAGCAACAAATTGATGATGACAACGACATTTTGAATATTCACGTGTTTAAG GTTAATCATATTAACGAATCTTATGgtataaaaatagaaaataaaaaaataggaTCCATTGTTTATTCTGCGGATACAAGACCATGCGAAAACGTGAAAAAGTTTTCAAAAAATTGTGACATTTTAATACATGAAG CTACCTTTGATGATGAATTATTAGAAGAAgcaattaataaaaaacacTCTACTACAAAAGAAGCTATGGATATAa gTTTGGAAGTACAATGTAAAACATTAATATTAACTCATTTCAGCCAAAGATATCCAAAG atgCCAAAAATAAATTTGGAGGGCTCATCAGAAATGCAAGAAATATCAAATAAAACCATATATAGTTTcgattatatgaatatacccttaaatttaataaacgAATTGCCTAGATATTTCaccatattattaaatttattagaaAAGGTATTTTAA
- a CDS encoding ATP-dependent zinc metalloprotease FTSH, putative yields the protein MLLLRNIVILDLKRSNKLLNINNLPKIACILNKTRGFTLLKNERLDRLKREVRNKPNDNFLILQFYKEANVHNPNEVIKHYENSNYIKDESITKEYIKALVYTNKLKYTNLDNIKYDSDNNTYNRSMDDTTINEMYSNERSNNTYEGNNENNYNNMSSNHSSQKAEYTDKKRNQHPEMYSLHIDPKKPLKVSVIDSNRKGLWNLLKSTIGFLILVAAGSVYMEGVSQNVQKGIGVSNKKIIPVENVKVTFADVKGCDEVKQELEEIIDYLKNSDKFTKIGAKLPKGILLSGEPGTGKTLIARAIAGEANVPFLQASGSEFEEMFVGVGARRIRELFQAAKKHAPCIVFIDEIDAVGSKRSSRDNSAVRMTLNQLLVELDGFEQNEGIVVICATNFPQSLDKALVRPGRLDKTIVVPLPDIKGRYEILKMYSNKIVLSKDVDLHVLSRRTVGMTGADLNNILNIAAIKCSVEGKKSVDMNSIEQAFDRVVVGLQRKSPLNEEEKNITAYHEGGHTLVNFYTKGSDPVHKATIMPRGMSLGVTWKIPISDKYSQKIKDVQSEIDILMGGLVSEEIIFGKNNVTTGCSSDLQKATHIAQSLVMNYGVGINEDNISMFLHDKQNISEEMKIKIDKSIQRILLDSYNRAKNVLNQHIDELHRIASALVEYETLTSDEIKLAMQGKCDQIRKNREIKQKEYNLKDNRIS from the coding sequence atgttactTCTACGGAATATTGTAATACTAGATTTAAAAAGGAGTAATAAATTACTAAACATTAATAATTTACCAAAAATCGCTTGTATCTTAAATAAAACAAGGGGATTtactttattaaaaaatgaaagattAGATAGGTTAAAAAGAGAAGTAAGGAATAAACCTAATGAtaactttttaatattacaatTTTATAAAGAAGCAAATGTGCATAATCCAAATGAAGTTATAAAACATTATGAAAAttctaattatataaaagatgaaagtataacaaaagaatatataaaagcattagtatatacaaataaattaaaatataccaATCtcgataatattaaatatgatagtgataataatacttATAATAGATCTATGGATGATACTACTATAAATGAAATGTATTCAAATGAACGCtcaaataatacatatgaaggaaataatgaaaataattataataatatgtccTCAAATCATTCATCACAGAAAGCAGAATATAcagataaaaaaagaaatcaaCATCCTGAAATGTATAGTTTACATATTGATCCAAAGAAACCATTAAAAGTTTCTGTCATAGATAGTAATAGAAAAGGTTTATGGAATTTACTTAAGTCTACCATTGGatttttaatattagtaGCAGCGGGGAGTGTATATATGGAGGGCGTATCACAAAATGTTCAGAAAGGTATAGGAGtgtcaaataaaaaaattattccaGTAGAAAATGTAAAAGTAACATTTGCAGATGTGAAAGGATGTGATGAAGTAAAACAGGAACTAGAAGAAATTAttgattatttaaaaaattcagATAAATTTACCAAAATTGGTGCAAAATTACCAAAaggtattttattatcaggAGAACCAGGTACTGGAAAAACATTAATTGCTAGGGCTATTGCAGGAGAAGCTAATGTTCCATTTTTACAAGCCTCAGGTTCAGAATTTGAAGAAATGTTTGTTGGTGTAGGTGCAAGAAGAATAAGAGAACTTTTTCAAGCTGCAAAGAAACATGCACCATGTATTGTTTTTATTGATGAAATCGATGCCGTAGGATCAAAAAGAAGTAGTAGAGATAATAGTGCTGTACGTATGACTCTTAACCAATTATTAGTTGAATTAGATGGTTTCGAACAAAATGAAGGTATTGTTGTAATATGTGCAACTAACTTTCCACAAAGTTTAGATAAAGCTTTAGTTAGACCAGGAAGATTGGATAAAACTATTGTAGTACCTTTACCTGATATTAAAGGAAGATatgaaattttaaaaatgtatagTAATAAAATTGTATTATCAAAAGATGTTGATTTACATGTTTTATCAAGGAGAACTGTAGGAATGACAGGTGCcgatttaaataatatattaaatattgcAGCTATTAAATGTTCAGTAGAAGGAAAAAAATCAGTAGATATGAATTCCATTGAACAAGCCTTTGATCGAGTTGTAGTAGGTTTACAAAGAAAATCACcattaaatgaagaagaaaaaaacattACTGCATATCATGAAGGAGGACATACACTTGTCAATTTTTACACAAAAGGATCTGATCCTGTACACAAAGCTACTATTATGCCAAGGGGTATGTCTTTAGGTGTTACATGGAAAATACCTATTAGTGATAAATATAgtcaaaaaattaaagatgtACAAAGTGAAATTGATATATTAATGGGAGGTCTAGTTTCTGAGGAAATAATATTTGGAAAAAATAATGTGACCACCGGATGTTCAAGTGATTTACAAAAGGCAACACATATTGCTCAATCGCTAGTTATGAATTATGGAGTTGGTATAAATGAAGACAACATATCTATGTTTTTACATGACAAACAAAATATTAGTgaagaaatgaaaattaaaattgATAAATCTATACAAAGAATATTGTTAGATTCATATAATAGAGcaaaaaatgttttaaatcAACACATTGATGAATTACATAGAATTGCATCAGCTCTAGTAGAATATGAAACCTTAACAAGTGATGAAATTAAATTAGCAATGCAAGGAAAATGTGAtcaaattagaaaaaatagaGAAATTAAGCAAAAGGAATACAATTTAAAAGACAATAGAATATCCTAA